The DNA sequence TACGGAACCTTTCCTGCCTTCAAAATTCAGTTGCTGGTTATCTAATTTCAGAAGAATCACACCGGAGTTCCCCAGAGTAAATTTCAGATTGTCTTTAGCCCGGACTGATTTTGAACTACCGGGATAAAGCAGGAAGTCTTCTTTAAAAGAATCATCGTGAATTACCATCACCCAGGCTGAATCAACAGAATCTGTATTTATAAATTGCAGTGAAATACTATCTGCACTTACCAGAACAGCGAGCGAATCTTTTTTCTCTTCTTTGACTTCATAACGGTTCCTGGTTTCCTCGAGTATTTTTTCATAAGGAACTTCTTCAACGACTATGGTCGAACTCCGATTTGATAACGTAAAGTAAATTATTACTCCCACCAGAATTGCTCCTGAAGCATAAATTAATAATCTTAGTTTTTTATTAAGATCATCAGGTTTTGCTTTTGGTTTCTCGACTGCAGGTGAGCTATCGAATACAGGCGTTTGCTTTTCTTTCTGAATCTCCGGTTCTTCGGGTCTGGTTTCTATCTTTTGTTCAAGAAGCGATTTAGGTTCGTCATCTTCAATAAATTTGCCGGCAAGTGCATCTTCATATTTCTTAATCGTTTCATTTTCATCGAGATCAACCGACTTAGCATACTGCCTGAGGAATGCTTTAACATACAAATCCGGCAGAAAACCGAAATTGCCATTGTCAATTGCCTCAAGAAATTTAATATCAATTCTTGTCTTGGCGGCAATTTGTTGAAGCGATATTCCTTTTTTCAGTCTCGCTTTTCTTAATTGTTCGGCAAATCTATCAAGCATTTTTCTAACTTATTAAGTTTAGTTTCAGGAAATCCTTACTAGTTTTGCAGCAAAAGCTCCGTCCGTTTTATGAATGTGGGGTAAAGTTTGAATGCAACCGTTCTCATCAATTATTTCTTCCGGGAACTTTTCTCCGGCAGACTCAAATCTGAAATTCGGATTTTCCTCGAGGAACTTTTTTACTATTTCGAAGTTCTCTTCAGGTTCAATCGAACAAGTACTGTAAACCACAACTCCGCCGACTTTAACAAGTGAAGCTGCTTTGGCAAGAAGCTTTGATTGTAAAATATTCAGATCACGAATATCAAACAGATCTTTTTTCCATTTAATATCGGGTTTCTTTGATAACGTACCGCTGCCGGAACAAGGTGTATCAACAAGCACTCTGTCGAATGGTAAACTTTTATATTCAAGTGCATCGGCTTCTACAACTCTGACGCAATCAACACTCAGTCTTGTCATATTTTTTTGAAGCAGCTTCAATCGGCTTTCAAACCTGTCGATAGCAACAACTTCTCCTCTGGAATGCATTAGAGCGGCAATGTAAGCTGTCTTTCCTCCCGGGGCTGCACACATATCAAGCACACGCTGACCTTCCTGAACATCCAGAAGTCTGCAGGCAAGTCCGGCACTTTCATCCTGTATATTAAAATATCCTTTTGTGTAGTATTCCCA is a window from the bacterium genome containing:
- a CDS encoding DUF4115 domain-containing protein, with product MLDRFAEQLRKARLKKGISLQQIAAKTRIDIKFLEAIDNGNFGFLPDLYVKAFLRQYAKSVDLDENETIKKYEDALAGKFIEDDEPKSLLEQKIETRPEEPEIQKEKQTPVFDSSPAVEKPKAKPDDLNKKLRLLIYASGAILVGVIIYFTLSNRSSTIVVEEVPYEKILEETRNRYEVKEEKKDSLAVLVSADSISLQFINTDSVDSAWVMVIHDDSFKEDFLLYPGSSKSVRAKDNLKFTLGNSGVILLKLDNQQLNFEGRKGSVRHFEVNRKGIQRLNSPPIIKIE